In Streptomyces sclerotialus, one genomic interval encodes:
- a CDS encoding bifunctional lytic transglycosylase/C40 family peptidase, with protein sequence MRKVWVGTGIGAGLGACFLALLIIGTYAAAGGIGGAAGRAVGLAKGAVPAAYQPHVQKWGTLCPAINPALLAAQLYQESGWNPKAQSPAAAQGLAQFIPGTWATHGVDGDGDGDKDVWDPVDAIASAASYDCELAKYVEKVPGDDTHNMLAAYNAGAYRVIQYDGVPPYRETQNYVKVITTLAKSFEAPVQKVEPSRQAAGAIYYAQKKLGTPYLWGGNGTPEQGGRFDCSGLTKAAYRSVGIELPRVANDQWNAGPHPKRNELLPGDLVFFAHNLNDPRSIHHVGIYVGGGYMINAPYTGAVIRFDKIDTPDYIGATRVTEDGAKALPRRNAA encoded by the coding sequence GTGCGCAAGGTCTGGGTGGGAACGGGGATCGGCGCGGGCCTCGGTGCCTGCTTTCTCGCGCTGCTGATCATCGGAACGTACGCCGCGGCCGGCGGGATCGGCGGTGCCGCGGGACGGGCCGTCGGGCTGGCGAAGGGCGCGGTGCCGGCGGCGTACCAGCCGCACGTGCAGAAGTGGGGCACGCTGTGTCCCGCCATCAATCCGGCGCTGCTCGCCGCGCAGCTGTACCAGGAGAGCGGCTGGAACCCCAAGGCGCAGAGCCCGGCGGCGGCGCAGGGGCTCGCGCAGTTCATCCCCGGCACCTGGGCCACGCACGGCGTGGACGGCGACGGTGACGGCGACAAGGACGTCTGGGACCCGGTGGACGCGATCGCGTCGGCGGCCTCGTACGACTGCGAACTGGCCAAGTACGTGGAGAAGGTCCCGGGGGACGACACGCACAACATGCTCGCGGCGTACAACGCGGGCGCCTACCGGGTCATCCAGTACGACGGGGTGCCGCCGTACCGGGAGACGCAGAATTACGTCAAGGTCATCACCACCCTCGCGAAGAGCTTCGAGGCGCCGGTCCAGAAGGTGGAGCCCTCGCGGCAGGCCGCCGGGGCCATCTACTACGCGCAGAAGAAGCTCGGTACGCCGTACCTCTGGGGCGGGAACGGAACGCCGGAGCAGGGCGGGCGGTTCGACTGCTCGGGCCTGACCAAGGCCGCGTACAGATCGGTCGGGATCGAGTTGCCCCGCGTGGCCAACGACCAGTGGAACGCGGGGCCGCACCCGAAGCGGAACGAACTGCTCCCGGGTGACCTGGTGTTCTTCGCCCACAATCTGAACGACCCGCGGTCGATCCACCACGTGGGCATCTATGTGGGCGGTGGCTACATGATCAACGCTCCGTACACGGGCGCCGTGATCAGATTCGACAAGATCGACACGCCTGACTACATCGGCGCGACCCGCGTCACCGAAGATGGCGCAAAAGCGCTCCCCCGTCGGAACGCTGCGTGA
- a CDS encoding phosphatase PAP2 family protein, giving the protein MAGLALDGSNPDVGLLFEVNGIAKDAPHWFDQVMEYVGEYGIIAGLAVLCLVAWWGARKKSDAPAAVAGLVWAPLAAGIALLANIPIREFVARPRPFKDHTGLDVLVQGKNDFSFVSDHATLTMAVGVGIFLAHRKYGLIGIGLALLEGLCRVYMGVHYPTDVIGGFALGTAVALLFAPLAQALLVPLMKAIAASRIGALVQAPRAGTAHAGGAGEGDGAAVTDAFGPAGAAGAVGAGGPDGFPDQPGAPRDGRVNRDKDLAA; this is encoded by the coding sequence ATGGCTGGACTCGCACTGGACGGGTCGAACCCCGACGTTGGCCTGCTCTTCGAGGTCAACGGCATCGCCAAGGACGCTCCGCACTGGTTCGACCAGGTGATGGAGTACGTCGGCGAGTACGGCATCATCGCCGGGCTGGCGGTCCTCTGCCTGGTCGCCTGGTGGGGCGCCCGTAAGAAGTCCGACGCGCCCGCCGCGGTGGCGGGCCTGGTCTGGGCACCGCTGGCGGCCGGCATCGCGCTGCTGGCCAACATCCCCATCCGGGAGTTCGTGGCACGGCCGCGTCCCTTCAAGGACCACACGGGCCTCGACGTCCTGGTGCAGGGCAAGAACGACTTCTCGTTCGTGAGCGACCACGCCACGCTCACGATGGCCGTCGGCGTCGGCATCTTCCTCGCGCACCGCAAGTACGGGCTGATCGGAATCGGCCTCGCGCTGCTCGAAGGCCTCTGCCGGGTCTACATGGGGGTGCACTACCCGACGGACGTCATCGGTGGCTTCGCGCTGGGTACGGCGGTCGCGCTGCTGTTCGCGCCGCTCGCCCAGGCGCTGCTGGTGCCGCTGATGAAGGCGATCGCGGCCTCCCGCATCGGGGCGCTCGTCCAGGCGCCCCGCGCGGGGACGGCGCACGCAGGCGGAGCGGGCGAGGGGGACGGCGCGGCTGTGACGGACGCGTTCGGGCCCGCGGGGGCGGCCGGTGCCGTCGGGGCCGGGGGCCCCGACGGGTTTCCGGATCAGCCCGGAGCGCCGCGCGACGGCCGCGTGAACCGCGACAAGGACCTCGCGGCCTGA
- a CDS encoding FAD-binding oxidoreductase — protein sequence MKRRTILQAGGGLAATTAAWLAAGGTGAGLTPTKAAAAKSPWDALRKGLDGQLIRPGDAAYATARRLYNTRFDTLKPAAVAYVKHPGDIAECLAFARRNGTPVAIRNGGHSYAGWSSGDNRLIVDVSALSKVSAPSGGTTRIGAGAKLIDVYEGLGKHGVTIPGGSCPTVGVSGLTLGGGHGVTSRAYGLTCDSLVGATLVTAAGKTLHCDAKEHADLFWALRGAGNGNFGVVTELRFRTHQAPDAVMAYLTWPWSKAAAVLRSWQEWGPAQADEIWSSCHLDARPGSTPTVSVAAFSLGSYRDLQNAVDKLADRAGGPGPASSVSLKPKAYLDAMEAYAGCATKTTAQCHQPGSVPGRNPAGKLGRETYAARSDFFDRSLSAAGIRTVIDRIERAGRNGVNGNVAFTALGGAINRVQPTATAFVHRRSRFLAQYLASWAPGGQGKAQNAWLSGMHTAMRRHASGAAYQNYADPALKDWKKAYYGAAAGRLDRVKQTYDPQHLFRTFPQAL from the coding sequence GTGAAGCGGCGCACAATTCTGCAGGCGGGCGGCGGGCTCGCCGCGACCACGGCGGCCTGGCTCGCGGCGGGCGGCACGGGGGCGGGACTCACGCCCACGAAGGCGGCGGCCGCCAAGTCACCGTGGGACGCGCTCCGCAAGGGCCTGGACGGGCAGCTGATACGGCCGGGCGACGCCGCGTACGCCACCGCCCGCCGCCTCTACAACACCCGCTTCGACACGCTGAAGCCGGCGGCCGTGGCGTACGTGAAGCACCCCGGGGACATAGCGGAGTGCCTGGCCTTCGCCCGCCGGAACGGCACGCCCGTCGCCATCCGCAACGGCGGCCACTCCTACGCCGGCTGGTCCAGCGGCGACAACCGCCTGATAGTCGATGTCTCCGCGCTGTCCAAGGTCTCCGCGCCGTCCGGCGGCACCACCCGCATCGGGGCCGGCGCCAAGCTCATCGACGTCTACGAGGGCCTGGGCAAGCACGGCGTGACCATCCCCGGCGGCTCCTGCCCGACCGTCGGCGTGTCCGGCCTGACCCTCGGCGGCGGCCACGGCGTCACCTCCCGCGCGTACGGCCTGACCTGCGACAGCCTCGTCGGTGCGACGCTCGTCACGGCCGCGGGGAAGACCCTGCACTGCGACGCGAAGGAACACGCCGACCTCTTCTGGGCGCTACGCGGCGCGGGCAACGGCAACTTCGGCGTGGTCACCGAGCTGCGCTTCCGTACGCACCAGGCGCCGGACGCGGTGATGGCGTACCTGACCTGGCCGTGGTCCAAGGCGGCTGCCGTACTGCGCTCCTGGCAGGAGTGGGGCCCGGCGCAGGCCGACGAGATCTGGTCCAGCTGCCACCTGGACGCCCGACCCGGCTCCACCCCCACCGTCTCCGTCGCCGCGTTCTCGCTCGGCTCGTACCGCGATCTCCAGAACGCCGTCGACAAGCTCGCCGACCGCGCGGGCGGCCCCGGCCCGGCGTCCTCGGTCTCGCTCAAGCCCAAGGCCTACCTGGACGCGATGGAGGCGTACGCGGGCTGCGCCACGAAGACCACCGCCCAGTGCCACCAGCCGGGCAGCGTCCCCGGGCGGAACCCGGCCGGCAAGCTGGGCCGGGAGACCTACGCGGCCCGCTCGGACTTCTTCGACCGCTCGCTGAGCGCGGCGGGCATCCGTACGGTCATCGACCGGATCGAGCGCGCGGGCCGCAACGGCGTCAACGGCAACGTCGCCTTCACCGCCCTGGGCGGCGCGATCAACCGCGTGCAGCCGACGGCCACCGCCTTCGTGCACCGCCGCTCCCGCTTCCTCGCGCAGTACCTCGCCTCCTGGGCCCCCGGCGGCCAGGGCAAGGCCCAGAACGCCTGGCTGAGCGGCATGCACACGGCGATGCGCCGCCACGCCTCCGGCGCCGCGTACCAGAACTACGCGGACCCGGCCCTGAAGGACTGGAAGAAGGCGTACTACGGGGCGGCCGCCGGCCGGCTGGACCGGGTGAAGCAGACGTACGACCCGCAGCACCTGTTCCGGACGTTCCCGCAGGCGCTGTAG